One Desulfobulbus oligotrophicus DNA segment encodes these proteins:
- a CDS encoding DUF1186 domain-containing protein — protein sequence MSDFDIKATLFAFDQLSDTYLRTEVEAALAHQQELTPHLITVIESVANNPLLYSLEQRNAHTYAASLLSHFGEPDAHLALIRAFSIPEEQLVDIWGDMTTETLPTMLYRTSGDSMEAIKELVANREVDQYVRCAAMEALSYCVAFQPACRDEVVHFFHGLFTGEEAARDSYYWANMAATLCDLHPGDSMDILRQAHEAGIIHKGFISWENIEEAGRKTREQALASLQAWVTSRMPVDVHAYISWFAEFHQEEPEDRFTPAGRPGPVKKKASRKPKSKVAKKTGKRR from the coding sequence ATGAGTGATTTTGATATCAAGGCCACACTCTTTGCTTTTGACCAGTTGAGTGATACCTATCTGCGCACTGAGGTGGAAGCCGCCCTGGCGCATCAGCAAGAGTTGACCCCGCACCTGATTACCGTCATTGAGAGTGTGGCGAACAATCCTCTGCTCTACTCGCTGGAGCAACGTAATGCGCATACGTACGCCGCATCCCTGCTTTCCCATTTTGGTGAACCGGATGCACACCTGGCGTTGATCCGCGCTTTTTCCATACCAGAAGAGCAGTTAGTTGATATCTGGGGCGACATGACCACTGAAACGTTGCCGACCATGCTTTATCGTACAAGCGGTGATTCCATGGAGGCGATTAAGGAGCTGGTGGCCAATCGGGAGGTTGATCAGTATGTGCGTTGTGCAGCAATGGAGGCCCTTTCCTACTGTGTTGCATTCCAGCCGGCCTGTCGTGACGAGGTGGTTCACTTTTTTCACGGCCTGTTCACCGGTGAGGAGGCTGCCCGAGACTCGTATTACTGGGCAAATATGGCAGCTACCCTTTGTGATCTGCACCCGGGCGATTCAATGGACATCCTGCGGCAGGCCCACGAAGCCGGCATTATCCATAAGGGCTTTATCTCGTGGGAAAACATTGAGGAAGCCGGTCGGAAAACCAGGGAACAGGCCCTGGCATCCCTGCAGGCCTGGGTGACATCCCGGATGCCTGTTGATGTGCACGCCTATATCTCCTGGTTTGCAGAGTTTCATCAGGAGGAACCTGAAGACCGTTTTACCCCCGCAGGCAGACCAGGCCCTGTAAAAAAGAAAGCATCACGCAAACCCAAATCAAAGGTTGCAAAAAAAACCGGTAAGAGAAGGTGA
- a CDS encoding arginine N-succinyltransferase, translated as METPPVPTSSPKTKGLSTGKVAAIVGAAMLLTMAATLLIIKSWLFPGPFKPVTLNKSEEQRLEHKLDRLGWTMDREQRLPGGRVKDQPATEDLQPEPYSEEGASRQIQLTEREINSMIAQNTDLASRMVVDFSDNLVSVKLLIPIDQDFPVMGGKTLKVRAGAELAFRNERPIVILRGISVMGVPVPNAWLGGLKNIDLVQEFGTDPGFWKGFADGIAAIEVREGNLHIVLKE; from the coding sequence ATGGAAACACCACCGGTACCCACCAGTTCCCCAAAGACAAAGGGGCTTTCCACAGGCAAAGTGGCAGCAATTGTTGGTGCGGCTATGCTGCTCACCATGGCGGCAACTCTCCTTATCATCAAGAGTTGGCTCTTTCCCGGTCCCTTTAAACCTGTAACCTTAAATAAAAGTGAAGAACAGCGTTTAGAGCATAAACTTGACCGACTGGGATGGACAATGGACCGGGAACAGCGACTGCCGGGCGGGAGGGTAAAAGATCAGCCAGCCACCGAAGATCTGCAGCCGGAACCGTACAGTGAGGAGGGAGCTTCTCGACAGATTCAGCTGACCGAACGGGAGATCAACAGTATGATCGCACAGAACACCGATTTGGCCAGTCGAATGGTGGTGGATTTTTCTGACAATCTGGTCAGCGTCAAATTGCTGATCCCGATCGATCAGGATTTTCCGGTTATGGGCGGAAAAACTCTCAAGGTGCGGGCCGGTGCTGAACTTGCCTTTCGCAATGAACGACCGATAGTCATCCTCAGGGGCATCTCAGTGATGGGAGTGCCCGTGCCAAATGCCTGGCTTGGCGGCTTAAAGAATATCGATCTTGTCCAGGAGTTCGGGACTGACCCCGGTTTTTGGAAAGGGTTTGCCGATGGTATTGCCGCCATAGAGGTTCGTGAAGGGAACCTGCACATTGTGCTTAAAGAATAG
- a CDS encoding HD domain-containing phosphohydrolase yields MPNTPVSFMEKEKKPKSAQAISIRIALPALLTIVLFVTATFIIILPTLKNSLLDKKREMLRELNTIVWDTVAFYEKLAREGTLSHEQAQKAVLGIIETLRYGPTNKDYFWVNDMNGLIVVHPYRPELQGEIVPDVRFPIGKNLLEEFVKVVQTQGAGYVEYMFQWQDDPEKIVPKLSYVRGFKPWGWVIGTGMYIDDVNVEIGLIAKQLNAVATAILLLVSFLALYIIRHSILADRVRRIIWEERERLLVALEESGERFRALVETTSDWIWETNVEGEYTYCSPKVNDLLGFLPEELIGKHLVDLVSIQEVERTSRIFKKLMESRKSFSGFETVCQARDGRVIVIEKNGVPVFNDSGELTGYRGVARDISERKNALEALRKSRDDLRVSLEETVKSLALAAEKRDPYTAGHQARVDYIACSIAREIGLSEERIEGLHFAALLHDIGKISLPSEYLAKPARLSTQERAIIKCHSEVGYEILKNIPFPWPVAEIVYQHHEHLDGSGYPRGLTDRDILLEAKILTVADVVEAMSSHRPYRPSLGLETAIEEIRSGRGVLYHAESVDACLRLIAEKKIDLTASAW; encoded by the coding sequence TTGCCGAATACGCCGGTATCGTTCATGGAAAAGGAAAAAAAACCGAAATCTGCCCAAGCCATTTCCATAAGGATAGCCCTGCCGGCGCTTCTCACCATCGTCCTTTTTGTGACCGCCACCTTTATCATTATTCTGCCTACTCTCAAAAATAGTCTTCTCGATAAAAAACGGGAGATGCTGCGGGAGTTGAACACCATTGTCTGGGATACAGTGGCCTTTTATGAGAAGCTGGCCCGAGAGGGAACACTGAGTCATGAACAGGCGCAGAAAGCCGTTTTAGGTATTATTGAGACCTTGCGATACGGGCCGACGAATAAGGACTACTTCTGGGTTAATGACATGAACGGCCTCATCGTGGTTCATCCCTATCGCCCGGAACTGCAGGGGGAGATAGTTCCTGATGTGCGTTTTCCCATAGGCAAGAACCTGCTTGAGGAATTTGTCAAGGTGGTGCAAACGCAAGGTGCCGGCTACGTTGAGTACATGTTTCAGTGGCAGGATGATCCTGAGAAAATCGTGCCGAAACTCTCCTATGTCCGGGGCTTTAAACCCTGGGGATGGGTGATCGGTACCGGCATGTACATTGATGATGTCAACGTTGAAATCGGTCTGATCGCAAAACAGCTGAACGCTGTTGCCACCGCCATCCTCCTGCTGGTTTCTTTTCTTGCCCTCTATATCATCCGTCACTCTATCCTGGCCGATCGGGTGCGCAGGATCATCTGGGAGGAACGGGAACGTCTGTTGGTGGCACTGGAAGAGAGCGGTGAGCGGTTCCGGGCACTGGTTGAAACCACCAGCGACTGGATATGGGAGACGAACGTCGAGGGTGAGTATACCTACTGCAGCCCCAAGGTTAACGACCTTCTGGGTTTTCTGCCGGAAGAACTCATTGGTAAGCATCTGGTTGATCTTGTCTCCATTCAGGAGGTGGAACGCACCAGCCGTATTTTTAAAAAACTGATGGAATCCCGTAAGTCCTTCAGCGGGTTTGAAACAGTTTGTCAGGCCAGGGACGGCCGGGTGATTGTCATTGAAAAAAACGGGGTACCGGTTTTCAACGACAGCGGTGAGCTGACAGGGTACCGTGGCGTTGCCCGTGATATTTCTGAACGCAAAAATGCCCTGGAAGCTTTAAGGAAGAGTCGGGACGATCTACGTGTCAGCCTGGAAGAGACCGTGAAATCTCTGGCCCTTGCCGCAGAAAAACGAGATCCCTATACCGCCGGTCATCAGGCCCGGGTCGATTATATAGCCTGCAGTATCGCCCGGGAGATCGGATTGTCGGAAGAGCGAATCGAGGGGTTGCACTTTGCGGCTTTGCTCCATGATATCGGAAAGATCAGTCTGCCTTCCGAGTATCTGGCCAAGCCTGCCCGTCTTTCCACTCAGGAACGGGCGATTATCAAGTGCCACAGTGAAGTGGGGTATGAAATTCTGAAAAACATCCCCTTTCCATGGCCGGTTGCGGAGATCGTCTATCAGCACCACGAACACCTCGACGGCTCAGGGTATCCCCGGGGACTGACAGACAGAGATATCCTGCTCGAGGCAAAGATCCTGACAGTGGCCGATGTGGTGGAAGCCATGAGTTCACATCGGCCCTATCGGCCTTCGCTGGGTCTGGAGACAGCCATAGAGGAGATTCGTTCCGGAAGGGGCGTACTGTATCATGCGGAGAGCGTGGATGCCTGCCTGCGCCTGATCGCTGAGAAAAAGATCGATCTGACCGCCTCTGCCTGGTAA
- a CDS encoding citrate/2-methylcitrate synthase — protein sequence MRETVRLKNTGLRGVTVADSAISFIDGEKGILIYRGYRIEDLVAYSTFMETSYLLLFGTLPTPEQLDSFTQQVKAMRTLPGHVIDSMRLWPKNARPMDILQASVPLLSMTKDREEGDEPDRRICLECSIGLIARLPSLVAVWHRIRTGQPILEPDPNLDHAANFLWMLQGKKPDTATAGDLDICLILHADHTFNASTFAAREVVSTRASLYAGVSAALGALSGNLHGGANTKVMEMLIKLENEPDIEQWVAGQLRRGDRLMGMGHAIYKTGDPRVAFLKTMGKRLEKQTVTKWAAISERIEKAALALFAEQGKTTILPNVDFASAPVYHLMGIPTDLMTPVFAISRVAGWCAHIIEEQFADAQGKPALYRPQAQYVGEYCGPMGCEYVPMKTR from the coding sequence ATGAGAGAGACAGTACGCCTGAAAAATACCGGACTGCGGGGAGTGACAGTAGCTGACTCTGCCATCAGTTTCATCGACGGTGAAAAAGGAATCCTTATCTATCGCGGCTACCGTATCGAAGATTTAGTCGCGTACTCCACATTTATGGAGACCTCATACCTGCTGCTCTTCGGCACATTGCCGACACCAGAGCAACTCGACTCGTTTACGCAGCAGGTCAAAGCGATGCGCACGCTTCCCGGCCATGTGATTGACTCCATGCGGCTGTGGCCGAAGAATGCCCGTCCCATGGATATCTTACAGGCCAGTGTTCCTCTTCTGTCCATGACAAAAGACCGGGAAGAGGGTGATGAGCCTGACCGCCGAATCTGTCTGGAATGCTCCATCGGCCTGATTGCCCGGCTCCCAAGTCTCGTTGCTGTCTGGCACCGGATCCGCACCGGGCAGCCGATACTTGAGCCTGATCCCAATTTAGACCATGCTGCCAACTTTCTCTGGATGCTCCAGGGGAAAAAACCAGATACCGCCACGGCCGGAGATCTCGATATCTGCCTGATCCTGCATGCTGACCATACCTTTAACGCCTCGACCTTTGCCGCCCGTGAAGTGGTCTCCACACGCGCCAGTCTCTACGCCGGGGTATCGGCAGCCCTGGGCGCACTGTCGGGAAATCTGCACGGAGGTGCCAATACCAAGGTAATGGAGATGCTGATCAAACTGGAGAATGAGCCGGATATTGAACAGTGGGTGGCCGGTCAGTTACGCCGGGGTGATCGGCTTATGGGTATGGGGCATGCCATCTACAAGACCGGTGACCCGCGGGTGGCGTTTCTCAAAACAATGGGAAAACGCCTGGAAAAACAGACGGTCACCAAATGGGCGGCAATCTCGGAAAGAATTGAAAAGGCGGCACTGGCTCTTTTTGCAGAACAGGGGAAAACCACCATCCTGCCAAACGTCGACTTTGCCTCTGCGCCGGTCTACCATCTCATGGGTATTCCAACCGATCTCATGACGCCTGTTTTTGCCATCTCCCGGGTGGCCGGGTGGTGTGCGCATATTATTGAAGAACAGTTCGCCGATGCACAGGGGAAGCCGGCCCTCTATCGGCCACAGGCACAGTATGTGGGTGAATACTGCGGACCAATGGGATGCGAGTACGTACCGATGAAGACGAGATAG
- a CDS encoding AI-2E family transporter: MKRELVHKTILLLLVLLISALFLGMIRQFLMPMFMAALFAAILSPTHRWLTKKLGNRTNLASILIIAGIILLVLIPLSLFIGVVVAQAVSVSQSITPWVQSFINEPTTLTTYMQKLPYYEQILPYRTLIIEKAGLLVGNVSTFLINSLSEVTKMTVGAVFSSIIMLYAMFYFLTIGETLLKKILYFLPLQDSDEQRLLHRFTSVTKATLKGTLIIGALQGTVCGFAFLLAGIQAPVFWGAMMAVLSIIPAFGTAIIWGPALILLALKGEFLGVGILAVLCGAIAGNLDNIVRPRLVGKDTELHDLLILFGTLGGITMFGILGIIIGPIIAALFTTIWEIYGNVFADYLPEVGPLFRSEPDTSTPEHPTALQPEPVESTPIPGVVKEKTEPPAAQAGCDTSEKTD; this comes from the coding sequence ATGAAACGGGAACTGGTGCATAAGACCATACTTCTTCTCCTTGTGCTGCTCATCTCAGCCCTCTTTCTCGGCATGATCCGGCAGTTTCTGATGCCCATGTTCATGGCCGCTCTCTTTGCCGCCATCCTCAGCCCCACGCATCGCTGGCTGACCAAAAAGCTCGGCAACCGGACAAATCTCGCCTCGATCCTCATTATTGCCGGTATCATTCTGCTTGTTCTGATACCGTTATCTCTCTTTATCGGGGTGGTGGTTGCGCAGGCCGTCAGCGTAAGCCAATCAATTACGCCCTGGGTGCAGTCTTTTATCAACGAGCCGACCACGCTCACAACCTACATGCAGAAGCTCCCCTACTACGAGCAGATCTTACCGTATCGCACCCTGATCATCGAAAAAGCAGGGTTACTGGTCGGCAATGTCTCCACCTTTTTGATCAACAGTCTGTCTGAAGTCACCAAGATGACCGTTGGTGCCGTATTCAGCAGCATCATCATGCTCTATGCAATGTTCTATTTCCTCACCATCGGGGAGACGCTGCTGAAAAAGATACTCTACTTTCTGCCGCTGCAGGACAGTGACGAGCAGAGACTGCTGCACCGTTTCACCTCGGTTACCAAAGCAACGCTGAAAGGGACATTGATCATCGGTGCCCTCCAGGGAACTGTCTGCGGATTCGCCTTCCTGCTGGCAGGTATTCAGGCACCGGTCTTCTGGGGGGCAATGATGGCTGTCCTGTCGATCATCCCCGCTTTCGGCACGGCCATCATCTGGGGACCGGCACTGATCCTGCTGGCCCTGAAGGGAGAGTTTCTCGGCGTGGGGATTCTGGCCGTTCTCTGTGGTGCGATAGCCGGTAACCTTGATAACATCGTCCGACCGAGACTGGTGGGAAAAGATACTGAACTGCATGATCTCCTGATCCTGTTCGGCACCCTTGGCGGAATCACCATGTTCGGCATCCTGGGTATTATCATCGGTCCGATCATCGCTGCGCTGTTCACCACCATCTGGGAGATTTACGGCAATGTCTTTGCAGACTATCTGCCTGAAGTCGGGCCGCTGTTTCGTTCTGAACCCGATACATCCACGCCGGAACACCCGACAGCACTGCAACCTGAACCGGTCGAATCAACGCCGATACCAGGTGTTGTTAAGGAAAAAACCGAGCCTCCCGCAGCACAGGCCGGTTGCGATACATCCGAAAAAACCGACTGA